The proteins below come from a single Effusibacillus pohliae DSM 22757 genomic window:
- the larC gene encoding nickel pincer cofactor biosynthesis protein LarC — MKTLYLDCISGISGDMTLAALIDLGADLCFIKEHLRRLPIDPFEMRVETVVKRGIAAKKLRLEIGSHHHHEHHHHEHHHHEHHHHEHHHHEHRPASQILEMIERSELPPRVKQRSHAIFHAIAMAEGKIHGIDPRDVHFHEVGAMDSILDMIGVCLALESLGIDEIYASPVPTGHGKVRMEHGLYPIPAPATAELLTGIPLADLAVEGELTTPTGAGILKALVKHFGPLRSLTIERIGYGAGEKEFDHPNVLRAILLKKQIESVRGGDGHPLVRECQQADEHRSVEASGQLPDDRSLVTVSIGDGREPIFVLEAQLDDLTGEALGYAMDRLFEAGALDVFYTPVYMKKNRPGTLVTVLASTEAADRCELTLLTETSTLGVRRTLWTRRVLDRRFHVAETAYGPIRVKQAFLQDKMVHQAPEYEDVAKAARQYGVPFHEVYQAALAGGGKDKARKEVSPCSENV, encoded by the coding sequence ATGAAGACGTTGTATCTCGATTGCATCTCCGGCATTTCCGGCGATATGACATTGGCCGCCCTGATCGATCTCGGGGCGGATCTTTGCTTTATAAAAGAGCATCTCCGGCGGCTGCCGATCGACCCGTTTGAGATGCGGGTGGAGACGGTGGTGAAGCGGGGCATCGCCGCAAAAAAGCTTCGCTTGGAGATAGGTTCGCACCATCATCATGAGCACCATCATCATGAGCACCATCATCATGAGCACCATCATCATGAGCACCATCATCATGAGCACCGGCCTGCCTCCCAGATTTTGGAGATGATTGAGCGAAGCGAGCTGCCGCCGCGGGTGAAACAGCGCAGTCATGCGATCTTTCACGCGATCGCGATGGCGGAAGGGAAAATTCACGGCATCGACCCGCGGGACGTGCATTTTCACGAGGTGGGCGCTATGGATTCGATCCTCGATATGATCGGGGTGTGTCTGGCGCTGGAAAGCCTCGGTATCGACGAGATTTATGCTTCGCCGGTGCCGACCGGCCACGGCAAAGTGCGAATGGAGCACGGCCTGTACCCGATTCCGGCGCCGGCGACTGCGGAACTGCTGACCGGCATTCCGCTGGCCGATCTGGCTGTCGAAGGGGAACTGACCACTCCGACGGGAGCGGGGATTTTAAAAGCGCTGGTCAAACATTTCGGTCCGCTCCGCTCGCTGACGATTGAACGGATCGGCTACGGGGCCGGCGAGAAAGAGTTTGACCATCCGAACGTGCTGCGGGCGATTTTGCTGAAAAAGCAGATCGAGTCGGTACGAGGGGGAGATGGGCACCCGCTGGTTCGGGAATGCCAGCAAGCCGACGAGCACAGGTCGGTTGAGGCAAGTGGACAGCTGCCGGACGACCGCTCACTCGTGACTGTATCGATCGGGGACGGCAGGGAGCCGATTTTTGTACTGGAGGCGCAACTGGATGATCTTACGGGGGAAGCGCTTGGCTATGCGATGGATCGGTTGTTTGAAGCGGGGGCGCTCGACGTGTTTTATACGCCTGTGTATATGAAGAAAAATCGGCCTGGCACACTGGTTACCGTACTGGCTTCCACTGAAGCGGCCGACCGCTGCGAACTGACGCTGCTGACGGAAACCAGCACGCTGGGGGTTCGCAGAACGTTGTGGACGCGCCGCGTTTTGGACAGGCGGTTTCATGTGGCGGAAACGGCTTACGGTCCGATCCGGGTGAAGCAGGCTTTTCTGCAGGACAAAATGGTGCACCAGGCGCCCGAGTATGAAGACGTGGCGAAAGCGGCCCGGCAATACGGAGTCCCGTTTCACGAAGTGTATCAGGCGGCGCTTGCAGGTGGAGGGAAAGACAAAGCAAGGAAAGAGGTTTCACCATGCAGCGAAAACGTCTGA
- a CDS encoding DmpA family aminopeptidase, translating into MQRKRLREYGMSVGELPTGEWNSITDVPSVAVGHVTLHPESGYAEGVCTGVTAILPHEGNWFRQKVAAASHVINGFGKTTGLVQLQELGVIESPILLTNTFGVPAATEGALQVMLERDDAIGDRTGSLNVVVGECNDSYLNDMRGLHVRPEHAREAIRQAKRGPVAEGCVGAGTGMVCFGWKGGIGTASRRIEVDGKAYHVGVLVLSNFGVKQDLTVLGHPVGKLLTDCSGKREQQTTPDGSIMIVIATDLPMCSRQLQRLAKRAAFGLARTGSIAHHGSGDIVIAFSNGNRIPHDPEQGLLTMRVLREDGPFMSQCFRAAVEATEEAILNSLFLAETTTGRLGRTVEALPVETVLEIIRTRR; encoded by the coding sequence ATGCAGCGAAAACGTCTGAGAGAGTATGGGATGTCTGTCGGCGAGTTGCCGACGGGAGAGTGGAACAGCATAACCGATGTACCCAGCGTGGCGGTCGGGCATGTGACGTTGCATCCAGAATCCGGCTATGCGGAAGGCGTTTGCACCGGGGTGACCGCGATCCTGCCGCACGAGGGCAACTGGTTTCGCCAAAAAGTGGCGGCCGCTTCACACGTGATCAACGGTTTCGGCAAAACGACCGGGTTGGTGCAGCTGCAAGAGCTGGGGGTGATCGAGTCCCCGATCTTGTTGACCAATACGTTTGGCGTTCCGGCGGCAACGGAAGGCGCCCTGCAGGTGATGCTGGAGAGGGACGATGCGATCGGAGACCGGACAGGGTCGCTGAATGTGGTGGTCGGGGAGTGCAATGACAGCTATCTGAATGATATGAGAGGACTTCACGTGCGACCGGAGCATGCGCGGGAAGCCATCCGCCAGGCGAAGCGGGGGCCTGTGGCGGAAGGCTGTGTCGGCGCCGGCACGGGCATGGTCTGTTTCGGATGGAAAGGCGGCATCGGAACGGCTTCTCGGCGAATCGAGGTGGATGGCAAGGCGTATCATGTTGGAGTGCTGGTGCTGTCGAATTTTGGGGTGAAGCAGGATCTGACGGTGCTGGGGCATCCTGTCGGCAAGCTGTTGACCGATTGTTCCGGCAAACGGGAACAACAAACTACGCCTGACGGTTCGATTATGATCGTAATCGCCACCGACCTGCCGATGTGCTCCCGCCAGTTACAGCGATTGGCCAAACGGGCAGCCTTTGGGCTGGCTCGCACGGGATCGATCGCACATCATGGCAGCGGCGATATCGTCATCGCGTTCAGCAACGGCAATCGGATCCCGCACGATCCGGAGCAAGGGCTGCTGACAATGCGGGTGCTGCGAGAGGACGGTCCGTTCATGTCGCAATGTTTCCGGGCGGCTGTGGAGGCGACGGAGGAAGCGATTTTGAATTCGCTGTTCCTGGCGGAGACGACAACCGGCCGCCTGGGGAGGACGGTCGAGGCGCTGCCAGTGGAGACGGTATTGGAAATCATTCGGACGCGCAGGTAG
- a CDS encoding SCO family protein: MYRFLQKNWFRMVATILLFALLGGIGYWFWWGASRFPVVGRAPDFTLNDIQDKPVQFHQLDGKIRLVNFFYASCPDICPMTTSYMAKIQENLKKQGLFGRDVTFVSISFDERDTPNVLARYAKAYRADPNGWIFLRGTNAATHEVARNFGISSDLDPSSNLYVHNNKVILIDRERNIRREYNIGLDTNAKDIVKKITTDIERLARQ; the protein is encoded by the coding sequence ATGTACCGATTTCTGCAAAAAAACTGGTTTCGCATGGTGGCCACCATCTTGCTGTTCGCCCTGCTCGGCGGCATTGGCTACTGGTTTTGGTGGGGGGCCAGCCGCTTCCCGGTGGTCGGCAGGGCGCCCGATTTTACGTTGAACGACATACAGGACAAGCCTGTGCAATTCCATCAACTGGACGGAAAAATCCGGTTGGTCAACTTCTTCTACGCCAGTTGCCCGGACATTTGCCCGATGACCACATCCTACATGGCAAAAATCCAGGAAAACTTGAAAAAACAGGGGCTTTTCGGCCGCGATGTGACGTTTGTGTCGATCAGCTTCGACGAGCGTGATACGCCAAACGTGCTCGCACGCTATGCAAAAGCATACCGGGCCGATCCGAACGGCTGGATTTTCTTGCGCGGAACCAACGCAGCCACCCATGAAGTCGCCAGGAACTTCGGCATCTCTTCCGACTTGGACCCGTCAAGCAACCTGTACGTGCATAACAATAAAGTCATTTTGATCGATCGCGAACGGAACATCCGGCGCGAATACAACATCGGGCTTGATACAAACGCAAAAGATATTGTGAAAAAAATCACAACCGACATCGAGCGGTTGGCCCGTCAGTAG
- a CDS encoding YcnI family copper-binding membrane protein, whose product MNMKKWMGSLAVAGTLLALTGTASAHVTVWPKETTTGAYEKYTVRVPVEKDINTTKVRVEFPQGVSVSTVQPTPGWNYEFEKDADGRFKAITWTSTAGGLKPHEFTEFSFVAKNPKDPGTFAWKAYQTYADGSVVEWTGAPDSKTPASVTTVKQGAAQGDQHDEKQDEHNHAAPAPDTTASAKTGNTLPLVVSGAALLISLISLFRKKE is encoded by the coding sequence ATGAACATGAAAAAATGGATGGGCAGCCTTGCCGTAGCCGGAACGTTATTGGCATTGACGGGCACCGCGAGCGCGCACGTGACCGTCTGGCCGAAAGAAACGACCACCGGCGCTTACGAGAAATATACGGTTCGCGTGCCGGTGGAAAAAGACATCAATACAACCAAGGTGCGGGTGGAATTTCCGCAGGGAGTGTCGGTCAGCACCGTGCAACCGACGCCTGGTTGGAATTACGAATTCGAAAAGGACGCGGATGGCCGTTTCAAAGCGATCACCTGGACGTCCACGGCGGGCGGCCTGAAGCCGCATGAGTTTACGGAGTTCTCGTTCGTCGCGAAAAATCCGAAGGATCCGGGCACCTTCGCCTGGAAAGCTTATCAAACGTACGCGGACGGATCGGTCGTCGAGTGGACCGGCGCACCGGACTCGAAAACGCCCGCTTCCGTGACGACGGTCAAGCAAGGCGCGGCGCAAGGCGACCAGCACGATGAAAAGCAGGATGAGCACAATCATGCCGCTCCGGCTCCGGACACGACCGCTTCCGCCAAAACCGGCAACACGCTGCCGCTGGTTGTCTCCGGCGCGGCGCTGCTGATCTCGCTGATCAGCCTGTTCCGCAAAAAAGAGTGA
- a CDS encoding sensor histidine kinase, producing the protein MSYRQIKWLILAVPTVTIGLWEFIRHEYLLPYISMELGNWLSPLVVMIVTFGSLWKLFSLLERLQEDLNRERAAKAILEERERIARELHDGIAQSLFLLSVRMHQLEQRDLLRGEHYQALRDTVRRVHDDVRQAISNLRFPPTGDGLPWTKTVQDMIQDFEKETRVPVSIDWDLDEGSLSSKEKVEISACLREALMNIRKHANARHAAVRLLKTGTGWSLTVEDDGQGFKRDPFGSPSRYGLRMMRERAEEMGWQFRIERDNGRTRIVIRKENQA; encoded by the coding sequence GTGTCGTACAGACAGATCAAATGGCTGATTTTGGCGGTTCCGACGGTTACGATCGGATTGTGGGAATTTATCCGGCATGAATATCTTCTTCCCTATATTTCGATGGAATTGGGGAACTGGTTGTCACCCCTGGTGGTCATGATCGTCACTTTCGGTTCGCTGTGGAAGCTATTTTCGCTGCTGGAACGCTTGCAGGAAGACCTGAATCGGGAGCGGGCCGCCAAGGCGATCCTGGAAGAGAGGGAGCGAATCGCCAGAGAATTGCACGACGGCATCGCCCAATCGCTGTTTTTGCTGTCGGTCAGAATGCATCAGCTGGAGCAGCGCGATCTGCTGCGCGGGGAACACTACCAGGCCTTGCGGGACACGGTCCGCCGCGTGCATGATGATGTGCGGCAGGCGATCTCCAATTTGCGGTTTCCCCCGACGGGGGATGGCTTGCCGTGGACGAAAACGGTACAGGACATGATTCAAGACTTTGAAAAAGAGACCAGAGTGCCGGTATCGATCGATTGGGATCTGGACGAGGGATCCCTTTCCTCGAAAGAAAAAGTGGAAATCTCCGCTTGCCTGCGGGAAGCGTTGATGAATATCCGAAAACATGCAAACGCACGCCACGCGGCCGTTCGGCTGTTGAAAACAGGTACCGGCTGGTCACTCACGGTGGAAGACGACGGACAGGGTTTCAAGCGAGATCCTTTCGGTTCCCCTTCCCGTTACGGACTGCGCATGATGCGCGAGCGGGCGGAGGAAATGGGCTGGCAGTTTCGGATTGAACGGGACAACGGACGTACACGGATTGTAATTCGAAAGGAGAATCAGGCATGA
- a CDS encoding response regulator: MKPPFRMLIADDHAHAREGIREIVTSDPDFEIVGEAKNGLEALELTEQLMPDLILMDINMPEMNGLEATRLIKQRYPYVKIVIITVSDDIADLFEALKKGAQGYLLKNLDPSAWIDYLKAVAFDETPMSRELAVKLLHEFAGRERTEPKTSPLSPREHEILEWVAAGHTNREIAEGLNIAENTVKNHLKNILQKLHLENRVQLTSYAYKQGWIQGTKGRDSR, from the coding sequence ATGAAGCCGCCGTTTCGGATGTTGATTGCCGATGACCATGCACATGCGCGAGAAGGGATTCGCGAGATTGTCACCAGCGATCCAGATTTTGAAATCGTCGGCGAGGCGAAAAACGGTCTGGAAGCGCTTGAACTGACGGAACAATTGATGCCCGACCTGATCCTGATGGATATCAACATGCCGGAAATGAACGGATTGGAAGCGACCAGGCTGATCAAGCAACGGTATCCGTACGTCAAGATCGTCATCATCACGGTGTCGGACGATATCGCCGACCTGTTTGAAGCGCTGAAAAAGGGAGCGCAGGGATATCTGCTGAAAAATCTCGACCCGTCCGCCTGGATCGACTATCTGAAAGCGGTGGCGTTTGATGAAACACCGATGTCGCGGGAATTGGCGGTCAAATTGCTGCACGAATTTGCCGGCCGGGAGCGGACGGAACCGAAGACCAGTCCGTTGTCGCCGCGCGAACACGAGATTCTGGAATGGGTGGCGGCCGGCCATACCAACCGCGAGATCGCCGAAGGGCTCAACATCGCGGAAAACACCGTAAAAAACCATTTGAAAAACATCCTGCAAAAACTGCATCTGGAGAACCGGGTGCAGCTGACAAGCTACGCTTACAAACAGGGATGGATCCAGGGGACCAAGGGAAGAGACAGCCGCTAA
- a CDS encoding aldehyde dehydrogenase family protein: protein MFIGGEFVESVSGKTFITKNPATEEVLAEVSEADAADVDRAVAAAERAYAGPWSKLTPSERGKLIWKLADLIEEHAEALAQLETLDNGKPIRETRNADVPLTIDHFRYYAGWASKIHGEVIENSAGRNFFTYTRREPVGVVGQIIPWNFPLLMAAWKLGAALATGNVVVLKTAEQTPLSALYLAELIQEAGFPDGVVNILSGFGPTAGGAIVQHPRIRKVAFTGSTEVGKLIMQQAAGNLKRVSLELGGKSPNIIFPDADFSKAIPGALMGIFFNQGQVCCAGSRLFVHKKVFDNVLADLTSHASKIKQGPGLDETTQIGPLVSDEQFARVSYYLNKGKEEGATPVVGGQPLDGPGYFVPPTIFADVRDDMTIVKEEIFGPVVAALPFDDEEQIADVIRRANDSEYGLAAGVWTNDVRKAHRVAHALEVGTVWVNCYNAFDAAVPFGGYKQSGFGREMGSYALELYTQVKAVWMNLD from the coding sequence TTGTTTATTGGAGGTGAATTTGTCGAATCGGTTTCCGGCAAAACGTTCATCACAAAAAACCCGGCGACCGAAGAGGTGCTTGCGGAAGTCTCTGAAGCGGACGCCGCCGATGTCGACCGGGCGGTGGCAGCGGCAGAACGGGCTTACGCCGGTCCCTGGTCGAAGCTGACACCGAGTGAACGCGGAAAATTGATTTGGAAGCTGGCCGATTTGATCGAAGAACATGCGGAAGCCCTTGCGCAATTGGAAACCCTCGACAATGGAAAGCCGATTCGCGAGACACGCAACGCGGATGTCCCGTTGACGATCGATCATTTTCGTTACTATGCCGGATGGGCCAGCAAGATTCACGGAGAAGTGATCGAGAATTCGGCCGGCAGAAACTTCTTCACCTATACCCGCCGGGAACCGGTCGGTGTCGTAGGGCAGATTATTCCGTGGAACTTCCCTTTGCTGATGGCTGCCTGGAAACTCGGTGCCGCATTGGCTACCGGGAACGTGGTTGTTTTGAAAACGGCCGAACAGACTCCCCTTTCCGCTTTGTATTTGGCAGAATTGATTCAGGAAGCGGGATTCCCGGATGGTGTTGTGAACATTCTGTCCGGCTTTGGACCTACGGCAGGCGGGGCGATTGTCCAACATCCGCGGATCCGCAAGGTGGCATTTACCGGTTCTACCGAAGTCGGGAAATTGATCATGCAGCAAGCGGCCGGCAATTTGAAACGTGTCTCCCTGGAGTTAGGAGGGAAATCGCCGAACATTATTTTCCCCGACGCCGATTTCTCGAAAGCGATTCCAGGCGCCCTGATGGGGATCTTCTTTAACCAGGGACAGGTGTGTTGTGCCGGTTCCCGTCTGTTTGTGCATAAAAAAGTTTTCGATAATGTGCTTGCTGATCTGACCAGTCATGCATCGAAAATCAAGCAGGGACCCGGACTGGATGAAACGACGCAGATCGGGCCGCTTGTTTCGGATGAACAATTCGCAAGAGTTTCTTACTATCTGAACAAGGGGAAAGAAGAAGGGGCTACTCCGGTCGTCGGCGGACAGCCGCTTGATGGCCCCGGATATTTCGTGCCTCCCACGATATTCGCTGACGTTCGTGACGACATGACGATCGTAAAGGAAGAAATCTTCGGACCGGTTGTGGCTGCGCTTCCTTTTGATGATGAGGAACAGATTGCCGATGTCATCCGCCGGGCGAACGACAGCGAATATGGGTTGGCCGCAGGAGTGTGGACCAACGATGTGCGAAAAGCTCACCGCGTGGCCCACGCGTTGGAAGTCGGAACCGTGTGGGTCAACTGCTACAATGCATTCGATGCGGCTGTGCCGTTTGGCGGTTACAAACAATCCGGTTTTGGCCGGGAAATGGGAAGCTATGCGCTGGAATTGTATACGCAAGTAAAAGCGGTTTGGATGAACCTCGACTAA